The genomic DNA GCAAAGGCTGTTGAGGcatgctggctggcccccgacgaggaggcatCGGGTAATACTGCTGGTGAGGCGCTGCTCTCGTCAGTTCAGGTGCGCGTGAGCCGCTACTTGGAGGCGTGCTGCATACTCGATGGTGTTagcggcctcgaggatcGATTGACGCAAGAGCTGCGTAGCCATGCCTCAGAGAACCGACAGCCCACTGCGTCTGTCAAATCCCCGACGCATTACCCAGTCGACCGAAAGGTCTTGGCACAAGAACCAAGCGGCGCACCCAAGGCCCTGGAAAAGGCTGACGTGGCCGACGTCGAAACCGATGGTAAGCGCTGGCGATGATATATGCAAGTCAGGATGCTAATTGTGGTAGACGTGCCTGGTGTTCCGGTCCCTAAGATGAGGCTGTACCCTCACGTCCCGCTTGCGCCAGATGTCGTCGAGAAGTGGAATGTGATCTTGATGCCGCAAATCAACCACGCCCTCCGTCACTTCTACCGCAAGCATCCCGAATCGGTCGAAATCTCCCTCGAGTCTGTCGGTCCGAGCGCAAATAGAACACAGCCGACGGTCTTGGTGGTCTGCACGTCGGTTGGCAAAGTGCGAGCAATCCTCAAgaagcgcctcggcgacctgtTTGACGGCACCACGGGTTTCTCCCTCAAGGTTTGCCGCGGTCAGGTTCTGCGCTCGCGCAAACATGCGGCATCAGTCCGGCGCTCCATGGCACGAACccacgacggcgaaggcgacgacgcagaggCAGTCAACCCAGAGTTCCAACAGCGCCCGGGGAATGGCGCAAGCATCGGCGCCTGGATTGGCGACCGCCATCTGCCTCCGGTCAGCTTCGGTGGTTTGGTGCTAGTCGATGACAAGCCCTATGGCATGACGGTCCATCAcatgctcgacgacccggaccGCGAGGTTGGTAACGCTGAAACGCTTCGTAGCAGCGCGAGACCCGGGCATGATTGgctcgccgacatggcggTTGAcagtgccgacgacgacgacgacgacagttATGCCTTTGGTCTGTCGGACACCGAGTCGGAACCCTATTCAGATACAGACATTACCAGCGActacgacgatgacgaggaagaggacgaatTCGAGCCTGGAGACATACCCGGTATTGAACCAGGCTGCGGAGACGGCTACATTGTGACCCAGCCCGCGCTGGACGATGTGGAGGATGGGTTCTACCCGTGCGCCGAGACGGAAGACGAGGATCACCTCGACACCTTCAGCCTTGGCGAAGTCTTTGCGTCCAGTGGCATTCGCCGCAAACAGGCCAATGGACTCGTTCATGAGGTGGACTGGGCCTTGTTCGAGTTCGCCAACGGTCGGTTGCCAGACGATAACACCATCCCCGAAGCGTCTGAGGGGAAGGCTCTGCCTCAAATTGCCGCCAAgagagacgagacgagcatGTTGCGGCCAACGGCTgtcgcgccgtcggcgtcgttgccggGCATGGAAGTGCAGTGCATGGCCCGGACCAGTGGATTGCAAACCGGTCAGATCTTGCCAACATTGACGAGCGTCAAGATCTACGGCCGGGCATCCCCCAGCCACACGTATCAAATCACCAGCATGCCGTCTTCGGCAGGGGACGGGGCGGACACAGAACGGACCCAGCCGATGGGCATCCCCGGAGACAGCGGCGCGTGGGTTGTGGATCGCCATCACAGCCAGCTCTGCGGGCACATCCTGGCATGGAGCCAGAGGAAGCGTGTCGCGTACATATGCCCCATGGACGTGTTGCTTTTGGACGTGGCACAAACACTCGAGGCCACCGAGGTCAGGCTCCCTGGCGGGGAGCCCGTCGTGGCGTTTGGAGACGCCAATGAAAGCGGCCTGCTGAGCCGCGAACACGACGTCAAAGGCGCACAGGAGGACTCGGACGATGCCGTGGAACAGGAGCACGATGAGATtgaagaagatggcgtcCCGGAACTGATTCAAAGTACGCAAAATATCAGCCTGTGTGAGCAAGGCTCTGCAAGCCCGATCCGGCTGGACACGTCGAGCGAGCTGAGGGGGTTGGCGAGCCGGCTGGAAGACATGAAGCTCGGACGGACACAGAGGATTGGCGTGAGCTGAACTGCGACGCGGTCAAGCCGCGGTCAAGACGCGGGTTTGGCTTGGCTGCGTCTGAGGATGGGTCGGAGAGCACACTGCGGATTTTTGAATAGGCAATACCCTGACGCGTATGAAACAAGGTTGGGCGACCGAGGCGCCAGCTGTGTGAACACGGGAACTCTGGCTCCTGTCTGTGCAGCATGCTTGTATCGCGTGTTTTGAGGCGACTCTCGCGCGTCGGGGTTTGGGAACAAAGCAGTTGAGACGGCAGGGGATAGTAGGTTACGAAGTGACGCTTTGATGCAAAACTGCTTCCAACGTAGAGAAGCAGCACCGTGCTTGGCGAACGAATCTTTGCAGCTTGACCATTTGATCACATGAAGTCGTCCTCCCAGTCTTCGGAGCGGTCCTGGTTGCTCGTGGCTGCCATGTTCTCCTCGGTGAAGAGCTCGTCGTAGGCGTGGTCCTTTTGCcacttcttctccttccacTCCTGGGCCTGCCtggcttcttcttttctctgaggcgaggcagacgcAGTTAGTTAGTCGGCCTTTGAGGATGGATGCGCACGGGGGGCGGGGTgcaggcggctggctggctggtgcgTAGCGTAGGCAGACGGGCAGGATGCGCCGGGGcgaggggcgggagggggaggggcgcatGGCCTGCGCAGAACGCTGCGCGGGGGATGATGGGCGTGGTAATAGGCAGCCGGATAGAAACATGGGCAGCATGGGAGcctgggagggggggcacgGGTTTCTAGGGGACATAGGGGAGGCGTGTGTGCATGGACAGTGGTATTGACGAAGTGAAGGGTTGGATGGAGGTCGGTAGAAATTGAAAGGCGCAAAGAAGAagccaagaagaagatgaggaGGCCAGCTACGCGGGAGAAAAAAGGGGATGGGGGCGACGTACCCTCTGCAGCGTCTCGGcctggtcgcggcggcgcagctccttGAGGCGGTCGTCGCGCTCCTGCTTGAGGTCGGGCCTCTTCTCGACCTTTGTCTTGTTGAGGCGGTTGACGATGGGGTTTTCGCGCTGCGGGACGAGCACGCGCCTGACCTGCGAACTCGGGGGTTAACTTTTTTCTTTCATTGAATGCCAAACCAATCGACCATCTTTGCTGTTTCTGCTATGCCCCCCTTTGCGGAATACGTAGAAGAAGAGGGTGATCTCGTGGGACGAGTTGGATGGAGACAGATGGGGGGAAAGGACAGGCAGGAAGATGATAGGCAGAAGAGGCGGACAAAACGGCAGAACGGAACAAGAAAAGGAAGCTTGCCTTGCGCTGGTCCTTGAAGCTGACCTGGCCGACGTCCATGCTGCCGTCCTTTTTTAGGTTGGACCATGGCGTGTagatgatggtgatgttgtCCTTTTTGTTGCCTGTGCGCGTGCGTGAGACGGGGGAGACGGGGGAAGCAAAGTGAGGAGGCGAAACAAAACATACCCTCGATGGAGTTGGCCTTTGTGAGCTGCGCCAGGTCCATGACGAGATCCTCGGGCAGGTTGTCCCATGTCTGGCCCTCTTGCATGCGGAGGTAGATGTGCGCGCTGGACAGCTTGTCGACGTGGAACTAGAACGTGGTGGCCCCGCGTgagctgatgctgctgtATGTACCGAATGTCGGCTGTGATAGCGACTCATGGGTGGGGGGTTATCCGTACCCTGTGACGAGCAGCTCTAGTGAGTTGAGGATCAGTTGGTCGAGTGTAGGGGGGGACGCCTACCATACATCCTCCTCCCAGCCGTACTTGATCAGGTCCTCATCTGGCATTACATGTAAGAAC from Purpureocillium takamizusanense chromosome 4, complete sequence includes the following:
- a CDS encoding uncharacterized protein (COG:S~BUSCO:EOG09264XYD~EggNog:ENOG503NZ0I); this translates as MVYYFTSNVVDPAGFIYVGKDKYENEDLIKYGWEEDVCAHIYLRMQEGQTWDNLPEDLVMDLAQLTKANSIEGNKKDNITIIYTPWSNLKKDGSMDVGQVSFKDQRKVRRVLVPQRENPIVNRLNKTKVEKRPDLKQERDDRLKELRRRDQAETLQRRKEEARQAQEWKEKKWQKDHAYDELFTEENMAATSNQDRSEDWEDDFM
- a CDS encoding uncharacterized protein (EggNog:ENOG503NW9G~COG:G) — encoded protein: MESFLPVGGFQLPFQRRLSRLYNDTKKSSDFVKEPVRNEEDPEIKGLHRKLRIQKDRLVSWGIEWSDPNQSAEIDESLSQAGLSEVVGSIMSTIKDILAEAEPLWLSSKRIVEGPRSSPDKKPPLVQWDKGRFEDLVRDLTSSIDTLYDLSRTRAGGVPRRMSKTAAFKSSADDYRPFESSRMQTPQQIDPQTLTHLSSMDGTHGANARQVVFMSKTAYSELTQGTTREPWAPLLLEYATFDSIYATTGIMPPMARFEKLSAGLQQDPQRAPGTWTGLPRLLGYFEDMENSRLGLVYRFPPSFNAVSFEKLTQNPLYSLPTLGGLLSRPDAEPLLEAKFRLAYNLTNTIFDMHARGVTHGNLIDANISFCDLPKSGEDASKSVDIRRPLVSSFDLFPEDDAPANFSIWRHPLDPRTAQASPLTKSTDERVLELYSLAMVLLSVGLWEKLESLAPELATAPLSSSLMERLAVKCGSLYAKAVEACWLAPDEEASGNTAGEALLSSVQVRVSRYLEACCILDGVSGLEDRLTQELRSHASENRQPTASVKSPTHYPVDRKVLAQEPSGAPKALEKADVADVETDDVPGVPVPKMRLYPHVPLAPDVVEKWNVILMPQINHALRHFYRKHPESVEISLESVGPSANRTQPTVLVVCTSVGKVRAILKKRLGDLFDGTTGFSLKVCRGQVLRSRKHAASVRRSMARTHDGEGDDAEAVNPEFQQRPGNGASIGAWIGDRHLPPVSFGGLVLVDDKPYGMTVHHMLDDPDREVGNAETLRSSARPGHDWLADMAVDSADDDDDDSYAFGLSDTESEPYSDTDITSDYDDDEEEDEFEPGDIPGIEPGCGDGYIVTQPALDDVEDGFYPCAETEDEDHLDTFSLGEVFASSGIRRKQANGLVHEVDWALFEFANGRLPDDNTIPEASEGKALPQIAAKRDETSMLRPTAVAPSASLPGMEVQCMARTSGLQTGQILPTLTSVKIYGRASPSHTYQITSMPSSAGDGADTERTQPMGIPGDSGAWVVDRHHSQLCGHILAWSQRKRVAYICPMDVLLLDVAQTLEATEVRLPGGEPVVAFGDANESGLLSREHDVKGAQEDSDDAVEQEHDEIEEDGVPELIQSTQNISLCEQGSASPIRLDTSSELRGLASRLEDMKLGRTQRIGVS